CTCTGCAAATCCAATGCATAAATTAAGCAAACTAGACTTgtcaaaaaagagaggagagcttGTAACAATTGTAACCTTATTCCTTTATCTttctagaaaagaaaatagcCATGCTAGAGACATCTTTCATTCTCATTTTTTACAAATTAGAGAACATGTTGCTTTCTGATTGGGTTTTCTACATGAGATCTACTTTTCCTCTACagaagagaaagaaatgaaCCCCTTaccttttctatttttccaactcTAGAATCCCATAATTGTTGAAGCATTCATATTTGTAATTGCAGTGGAATCCAGTAAGGAAGCTAATTGAAATGTTTTATGAAGTAATTGGAGAAACCATAATAGTTGAGGATGCCTCTCATGTACATAACTAGGCAATCTCcagtttttcttttgaaagatTTAATCAATTTGGATCCCTTGGTATACATAAacaaatctttttttcttttttttttttgagaaaggaACATTCATAAACAAATTACGAACTTCTTAGTAATGCCTGGAAAATAAAGGAAATTACTGGAAACACATGGTTGACCAAATAAACTAAAGTAGGAACCATCCATATCTGATATCTATCTTAGTAACAACTAGTCCCTTATAACTTTCAATGCAATACTCTTctaaattattaatctttttCATGCATGCCAACAACTGTTAGCTCTGTTGGTGAGTACATTTCTTTAAAGGCTCGCTCTTGAAGGAGGTCCAGGATTTAATCCTGGATATCACCCAAAAAACATTAATTTGAGCATGATTAGCACCAAGTCTAAGATTTAGATTTAGATTTCAGATTAGGTCGATACCAAGTCCTAGTTTAAAGGATACAGATGTTTTATTTTCGATTATGAACACATTAAAGGCCTAAAAATGAGGGACATCATTTGCGACGCACAAAACAAAATCCATTTAAACATCTACGAGAGAGAGGAGGCTAAGGAGAAAAAATAGCCGTTTTTCTCTTACCAGGCGCGCATTCCTTCCCTCCAATTCAATCTCTTTGCAGGCCAAACTGCAAGTAACAATCGAACGTTTTAGTCCTCCTCATGATCAGAGTTTTGGGATGTTTTCTTGTGCCAAATTGTTCACTTGAATGCATGAAGAAACTTTGGCTTACCCCATTGCAAGCAGAGTAAGAGCCCACGCTACCATACCAGAAGATGCTGCGGACGGCAAGCTTTGAGAGTTCCAGGTGCGGATGTGGTGGATTCCGGCAATGGCCGCAGCGGCTCCAACAACTCCAGCTACCAGTGCAAATATCACAAGGAAGCCGGTGGCCGCATTCCCAATCGGAAAGAACACCGGCGAGAAGTGAGCCGGGAGTGCAAGTCCTGGTCCTGCCGGTCCCAAAACCACCAAAAGCATGAGAAATTtctgggaagaaaagaagaaagagatcatCATACCATGCAGTGACGATCCTCACCTATAGTGAACCCTCGATCCATGGCGACGTCGAGGGCCCAACCTGATATTGCTGCCACTATGGCATACATGCAGAAGTTGAGGACCAGAAGAAGAGAAGCAATACGCTGTACACCCTTCCCCGCCATTGGTTGAATGCTACAATCTGAGATATGCGAACTTGGAAGATGAGGACGATGATGGGTTGATGGAATACCTGCTAATATATACGGCGAGTTGCCAGTTAGACTCTGTTCTTTTCTTGTTGGACGATGGAGGCATCTGAGTGTTTGTGGGGCTGCAAAGGCGAAGGAGACTTTAAATTCAAGGCAAGGAGGGGTTGATTGTTAGATAACGCTAGATATTTGTTTAGTATATATTGTTCTTTTGAATCGAATCAATTTCTTACTTTGGAAGGAATTCGATCCAGCTATAACACTTGCACTTTATTCTTCTATTACCTAAGCCATCCTTTGCTGAAGGATAGCaacattttttgattttttcagCTCTTATTATCAAATGTAATAGGCATGTAATGGTATTCTTTTGAACTAGTTTTAGTACTTTCAGGCAAAATCCAGTCATCTCTTGTCATCAAAGTTTCCATGCTCTGATCAAATTTCATCTTTCTTAGCTTAAAACTCAACGGACATGACAGCATTCTGCTATAACGAGTACAGACATTAGAAAAATAAAGGCACCATGGTATGTTGTCTTCACTTTGGGTAGATAAAGTTTTCTGCACTAATTAAAGCATCTAGGAGAGTACATTGTTTTGTAGTTGTTGACAACCTAAAGTTCATCTAAAGTAGACTCTAAGGAATACAAATGTCAGCATTATTTGCCCTCCACAGGTGTTTGATTTTAAAGTGCGGAGGTTAGTGAGATATGGCAAACAGGTTCACAACTACTTGCTTGAGCTAATAGTAAATTCTGGCAGCTTCTATCCAAACATGAATAAAGAAGGCACAAGGTCATGAATGGAAGCCAACACAGAACCAATAGTGGAAGGTCAAGAAAATTGATATAACCTAATGACAGGGGAATCGATGACCAAAGCCCAAGTCAATCGCATCCATAATTATAGCAGATGATTGACGGCCATAAGAACAATGGCGGTCATAAGAGAGCGAAATTCCTTGTTGAGTTTCTATTGCATAAAAGTTGAAATAAATTGCTATTATCTTAGAGAGGCTTGATAAAATAAACGTCGGAAAGATTATGAAACTTTAGTCTTCTTAAAATTGGCTTTATGCCTTTCATGCACAGCTTATATGAAAGGCTATAGAAGTCCTTTTCCATAATCATGGCCCAGAAAATCCAAAAACCACCATCCCAGAAGACTGCATAAAGTTATCAACCAGAATACCAAAACAAATATTTAGAACTATAGAGACACAACAGAGTCTGATGGAAACTTGGCTGTGGCCAAGCAGACTGAAGTTAAAAGCCACCACATTAAAATCGGTGGGGGCAGGGCTACTGAAGTGGTTTTGCCCGTCTTTTTGTAACCCCAGATGGGTTAATCTTTTTTACTAATGCTGTGGTTAATCACTTAGAGCATATTGCTTCTCACATCTCCCCTTAGTATTACAGCTTAATAGAATTGCTATAACTTTCCACTTCGAAAACTATTGATTTGAATATTCTAAATGTCGTGAAGAAAGAGATCACTGCCGGCCTCCCTCAAGAAGAACAATGGCTTAGTCCGACTATATTGTTTTCAATGATTAACATCAAAATGGTGGCAAAAGTCTAGATCTGAATGGATTAATAATGGGGACTGTAATACTCGCTTCTTTCATATGCTTACTTGTATTCATCGTAGTGCGAATGCTATTAATTTTCTTGAGCTTGCTGATAGCCATAGAACTTCTGATAACCGCATTATATTGTCTCTTACTTTGCTTGATGGATGGCTGACTATGATGACCTTGATGCACAGGATGCTTCTTCGCTGATGCTTACCATGGTTAACTTCACCCCTTTACCTAGAGGAAATCAAAGACATCTCACTGCTCTATGGCTTTGGGTAAGGCCTGGAGATTGACAAGCGCAATGGTGTTATAGTTCAAGTTCTGAGGCAGTCACttcatggaaaaaaaatatcaaaggtTAGGTTTGTCCTCGATCCGCTCCTCCTCGAATCTTGGATTGTCGGAATCATAATTGGGTAATAACCTTTTAGAAGGCAGGTCTTGGTGCAATAGTGAAGTTCCTCCTTTGTGATCTGAGTGTCACGAGCTTGAAATATGGAAACGTTCTTTTCGTACGCGAGTGTAAAGCCATATATGCCAAGAGTTTTGTGCACCAGGACATCCTTTGGGAAACGATAATATCGTGTTAATCCCTCAAAAAGAGCACTCACATCGAGTTCGAGAGTACAAGCCCGTATCCTTGACCAATGTGTTATAGGTCGCTTGCCAAGCTCATAGTGAAAAGTCCTCTCCTCCATATATTGGCTGGCCTTGAACAAGGTGCCTTTGATTTGCTGGTAGGGATATCAGTGAAAGCATTCTTATTGTTCAAGAGCTCTTGCATTCTATTAACCATTGTAGAGAGGGTGCTCCTATCAAGTTGATTAAACTTGATGCCAAAAAGGCTTGTGACAGATGGAGCTGCTCTGTTGTTATCCAGGTGCACTTTCCAGCCTCTTGGAGCTTCTATTCACATGTTAACTATTCCATCATGATTAATAGCAAGCCTGCCAAGTGGATTCAGGCCAACAGAGGGATTAGAGTGATCCCTTCTCTCCTTATGGATCCCAGTTTCTCACTGGCTTACTGAATGCCAATTAAATACAGGAAGGAAGATTGAAAGGCCTAGAGATTGCGGATGGTCAAAGATCCTGTCACCTTTTTTAAGCTGATGATGTTCTCAACTGCTCCTGGACTTATATTAATTGAAGGCTGCAATGCACCGAACCAAGCCTTGGATACTTCTTAGGTAATCACTgataagaaagaaaataggaGCAAGTCTATCTTAGTACTTCGAAAGGCTTTCCTTCCTCCTTATAAGAGTTTGGTTATCGTAGCTTGGACTGACTTTTGCTTGATAAACCATTTACTTCGGAGTTAGGTTTCTAGTCCTCGTGTGCTTTGGAAAGATGCTAATGATATTTTGGATAAAGTGCATAAAAATTGAAAAGCTTTCAGGTTGCAATAAAGAGCATTTTTCTCCCGCTAGCCGCGTCACGTAGTTCAGCAACTTTGGTGCATGTTGAAATCCTAGATCAGATTCGTCGTTATCGTTATATTGGTTGGGGAACTCTTCTTTCTCCCAAGTCGCAAGGAGGTTTGGCCCTTTAGATTTAAAATTGGCCTAGAATGTTGTGATGCTTTGGCATGTTCTCCATGGATGTCTTACATTGGAAGGATTCCCTCTAGGTCAAGTTGGTGCCCGGCCTAGTTGAATCATTGGAAaacattttaacttgtttgttcACACTTGGAACAACTCTTGGGttttgtgaggacccgtgtgaTCATATATTCAGTCCTACGTTGATTTTGTACTAAGTAGATCTTGGATGCTTATACATGATGAAGGAATTCAAATAATGTTTTTTGCTTAATCTTTTTCGTTTAAGCCCATCTTTGTCGATGTTGACCATGAACTTTCCGATACTTTTGTTTTAAACTTCACCGCGATTCAAGCTAGAAATTTACCTTTATTATGGTAGTTTTAATCATTAAAGGCTAGGCTGGAACTAGATATGTAAGCTTCAGGTTGCATGGAgggttaagatttttatttggaAAATGGCTTGAGAGAGGCTTCTGGCCCACTTTTGGTTGAATATCTTGCACTTAAATTCATCTCTTGACTGCAAAGATGCTAATGGCCTTTTCTATCAATGCAGAAAAGCTATGCAAACTTGGTAACTACTTTGGGATCTCCTGTGATGGGCGCCCAAGGAGCTCATGCTGGCCCCTGTGGtggttggttggagttttctttATGGAAAGGTTGCACTTATAAGTTCGAATTCTTTATACGTGTTTTGCACTGCAGAGGACTATGTAAGCCTGGATAGCTGTCACATGTTGTGTTTGGCACCTAATGTGACCTTTAGGATCCAAACTCTATTCATATATTGTCTTGGGGGGGTGGCTTTGTTCTAATACCCTTTAGCAAATGTGGAAGCCAAGAAATTGTGCTGTTTTTGGCTCCTCTCAAGGCAATATACAAATAGAGTTTGGATTCTATCCAGTGTATATTTTGCATCAATAGCCGCcacattttaattattttataaatttaagctGACATCTTGATTATTTTGGACCCAAGCCTCAATTATCTTCAGATTGTTTAgcaaattgggttcaatggcAGGCCTCTTGAGGTTGTTTTTAACAAGCTCACTGATGGTTCCTTTTTGTCACTTGgaaaataattgattgcataatttaTTGGAGGACATGAAAAAAAAGGGTTTCAGGCTCACAGCTatgaaatttattttgcaaatatTGTAATAAATTAATGGACAAGTGGAGATTTTCATTAAAATCACGGCAAACCGGCACCGGACCTGGCACAACCTAGCGTTGTACGTGCCATCCCATCAGTTAGTAATGGCTCTAAACAAACCAGCCGGCTGGCCAGGCCGTGAGGCGGAGTCTTACCGACGAGTAGAAAGTCTGAGAGACAAAAGGGAGGTCTTCTCGTCGGCCAACCCCAATGAATCTATATTGCAATAGCCTCTATTTTACAATACTATTTATAATAACTCGAAACTTTATCCaaaataattagtcaaaagatattatttgaatttcttgatcttgcataagtacccaaaatctatctAACGAATAATCGATATGGGGCTAAACCCACGCCTGCACGGATCCTCATAACACGAGAGCTTAtctctaagttttttttttttaagatcaaCTTTAATAATCTAAAACTCTAATTCAAAATTGCTGGCAACTGGCCGATCTAAGATCTTTGATGTGTCATTTTTTTGAGACGCCATTGAGAGCAGTCTGAATAGGTATCTATATCATGCGAGTTTGAGGACAAACTGCATCACAGTAGTCGGTTAGATTCATAGCCAGAGGACAGACTGCATTACCATTGAGACTGACTAAATCATGGTGGATGGTTGGATCCAGGGTCAGATTGGATATTTGGAGGGGCTTGAGAAAATGCACTATATTTGTAGCTAGACACATCTATCATAAAGCAAATGAAGCGACGATTAGGCCACCTCCTGGGCAGTGGAACACTCCGAAAAGTTTTTATGTATCAACATAGAActtcataatattttatttcttaattttttttggatatatttataTCACGCAGCCGGAGATGCTCACGAAAATTAAATAAGTGGAGAAGCCGAACGAAATTATTTTAAGCATAACGGTCCCCGTTTCCGTCTCTCTCTTATACGCTTTGATGCGGAAAAATAAAACTACCCCCCTCTCTCGGGATCCGCGACCTTCTCCGGTCCTCGCTTactttttcttgaaaaaataaaattaaaaaaatggacGAAGAGGAAAAAAACGAGAACAAGGAATGGAGCAGACAGCCTCGGCGGCAGGAAAAACAGCTGACATGACTCTCTCTTTCTGTCCTCcgtctctctttctcactctttctcggcctaaaaagaaagaaagaaagccttctttagttgttttaattTCTGTTAGGGTTTctgagggagggagaaggctttttttttttccccttgtcTTCCTTCTGCTCCCCATCCCCCATCAAACCAAGCATTGTCGGGGTTTCGGATCCACGGAGGCGTTCCCGGCCCTCATCGCCATGGCAGGCCCGtcctccttctcccccttcttctcctccacttCTCCTTCTCCCGTAGTAGGACGTCCTACGCGGAGAAGACGGTATGTATGGCAACATCCCTTGCCTCTACTGTCTTACTTAAACATCTCTTTCCATTTTTCTCTTTGCTTGCCTTTTTCATAGGTGGTGCTTGcattttgatttatttgcttGTTCATGGGCGGAGTATGTTCGGTAATGATAGTTTGGTTCCTTAGGAGCTACCAGGATTTATCCATGGATTGAAGCATATGGAAACTGGGACGGTGTTAGGATAGCAATTTGTTGGTTTGTTGGACGGCATTGCTGCCTACATTGACAACGAAAAATTAGTATACTTATAAACAGAGGAGGAACTTGTTAGACGCTAGGTGTTTTTCTATTGTGAGGGAAAATTAAAAAGCGGAACAAAGAAAAGTAAGTACTCCATTGTGAGACACTAGAAATAAGAGGTAAAAGATGGGATTTTGAGATATGGAGTTACACTTTGTGCCGCTAGGAAACTTCTTGCTTGTTATCACTACCCCACAAGAGACTTTTGTGTTTTAGGGAAAAACACCTACTGATGTATTTTGGCATATTTAGTTTATTTTGTCTCTGTTGAACTCTGATAAATCATGTCCCTTGGATGTGGATACTTTCAGGTCCTTAACTTTCTATGCTATCTCTCCACCTGCCTCTAACTTTGATGGGATCGACCCCCTCACTGCCAATCTTTCTTCCCTTGAGCACCAAAACAAATTGCCCGCTGCCACCTCCTCCATATTTGTCGCATGATAAAAGACGTATTTACAACCAGGTTGCACAAAGAGTAAACTATATTTGCAAGCTAACAAACATTTTATCACTATAGGCTGCAGACACATTTAACTTCAGAAGTAAATAGAAAGTCAAGTTCTTGATGACTATTCTCGATTGgtaacataagaaagtaaaataacagtacaaatttatgtggtacAAGTAAATAATAACTCAGAAGTATGTAGAGATCCTCTGAATGGTATTGCACATGTATTGCAGCATTTTTTTAAAGTAGATAAAAAGTTTGAGAAGATATCTTACTTGAAGATATTAAAATGGAATAAAAATGGAAAAATGATTTATGTTATAATGCAAATATTAAGGTAGTGTTCAGTTCCTGATCAAGGGGTGGACAAGGGAAGGCTACCAGCTTAACCAGCCAAACAACCAAAAAAAGTGGTGGATAACTTTGTTCAGTGAAAGGGAAGAAAAGCTGGTTAACCTGGCTAACTTTATTCATGGGGGAGGATCAAATAAAGTTAACAAGGCCGGGAGTTCCTCTAGCCTCTATATTTATCCCATCTTTATCTCTGGAATCAATAATTCGCCattcttttttacttttaccTTTCACCTTCTCCGAGTTATTGCTACACTTATCTCTCCTCTCCCTGGCTCTAGCTTTGTGGAGGTCCTCTCACCAGTTGCTCTGCTTCCTTATGTCGTGTGACTAGATACACGTGTGGCTCCTTTCTTGAGCCTCGTCACTGGTTGAGTAGCTGCTGCCTTTTTTTTGTTACCCCTTGTTTGAGCCTGCTTCAGCCAATCTTCCTCTCCAATGGGTTTGGTTGGTTGGAGGAATCACCATTGCTCGATCTAACCTCAGTTTCGGTTGCTCAGGTTTCCTTCATGCCTAATCTTGCCTTGGTTGGTCCTTGGCTTCTCATCTTCTCTGACCTTGAATCGTGATTACCTTGACCCCGTCATGCAGCAATCGCCTTCTTCTCTAGCCTTGGCATTGTCTCTTGGTTGCCATTGAGCTCTTCAGAGGTGCTTTGTTGTCTCCCTCTCCACAGCAGCTTTAATGGTGGATTAAGTAAGCACCAACCAAAGAGCATATAACTTTATTCCCTAGTTACCTGGTTAGGGGTTGAATACTAATGGTCAAATCTATTCAGATGGTGGTTAGCTATTCAGCAACCAAACATTGCCTAAGTGTTATTTAAGGCACTTTAGCAACACTAGAGTTGAGGTGTGACCATCTAGGGATGGCCTGTGATGCACATGAGAACCTATGAAAGGCATTAAATTATGTTCGTGGCTAATAAGATTGATTGTTATGTTGAACCTGTTTACAGAAGAACAATAATCGGTTTTGAAGATAAAGGACAAAATTAGATTCTCAAATGTTTTATGCAAAATTAGATTCTCAAGTGTTTTATGCTGAATTAGATTCTCAAGTGTTTTATGCTACTAAGTTGCTCTATAGTAGActtataaataaaaatcaacAAACATTGCGTGTTATATGCTACAACGAGGACTAAATGATAAGTAATTGAATATAAAGGCAAATAATATCCAAGAAAGCATCAGCGAAATCAGTTAGATAGTAGTGTTCCAAAACCCATTTGTCCTAGCAAGATAACCTATTTGACACATCACCATTGTACCATCATGGGTTGGGCAACTTTGTGTGCTGGATTTTCCTGTGAATGATTCAACATGTTGACTTGGAGTGGTTCAACTATTTGAACCGTTCAGTGTCAATCTGGACTTCAACTCTATAAAAGACAAGGAAAATGAGTAACCCCATCTCTTTAGTTGATATTCAATTCCTCTTTATCTTCTCCCTTTATCTAGTCCAATCACTATCGAGGTTTTTGTTGATGGCGTCGAGAACATTTGGTGCTGAATACTAATGGTCAAATCTATTCAGATGGTGGTTAGCTATTCAGCAACCAAACATTGCCTAAGTGTTATTTAAGGCACTTTAGCAACACTAGAGTTGAGGTGTGACCATCTAGGGATGGCCTGTGATGCACATGAGAACCTATGAAAGGCATTAAATTATGTTCGTGGCTAATAAGATTGATTGTTATGTTGAACCTGTTTACAGAAGAACAATAATCGGTTTTGAAGATAAAGGACAAAATTAGATTCTCAAATGTTTTATGCAAAATTAGATTCTCAAGTGTTTTATGCTGAATTAGATTCTCAAGTGTTTTATGCTACTAAGTTGCTCTATAGTAGActtataaataaaaatcaacAAACATTGCGTGTTATATGCTACAACGAGGACTAAATGATAAGTAATTGAATATAAAGGCAAATAATATCCAAGAAAGCATCAGCGAAATCAGTTAGATAGTAGTGTTCCAAAACCCATTTGTCCTAGCAAGATAACCTATTTGACACATCACCATTGTACCATCATGGGTTGGGCAACTTTGTGTGCTGGATTTTCCTGTGAATGATTCAACATGTTGACTTGGAGTGGTTCAACTATTTGAACCGTTCAGTGTCAATCTGGACTTCAACTCTATAAAAGACAAGGAAAATGAGTAACCCCATCTCTTTAGTTGATATTCAATTCCTCTTTATCTTCTCCCTTTATCTAGTCCAATCACTATCGAGGTTTTTGTTGATGGCGTCGAGAACATTTGGTGCTGAAATCTTGTGAATAGCCAATTTTTATCTCCCTATCTCTCTTTGTTGATGATGGCCAAGAGTGGGAAGAGTGGGTTCATCTGGTGATGGTGAAGAGAGTTGTATAGGTGAGAAATGGTGGATCTAGTGGGCCATCAGATGCTATGTCCTCCTTGCAGCCCCTTGAAGCAAGCTGGTAATGCCCTCATGGTTGTTGCCGTCCTGCATTTGGACAATGAAACCACTGCAGGCTCGATGCCTATTTAAAGGTTGAAGGGTGGTCAGATTTGCTGCTAGCAGGCTTGCCTGGGGATATGGAGGGACTAGGAAGGAGAGATCTCAGATGGTGGAAGGGAGGATTAACATGAGTATCACTTTGAGGGTAAATTAATGTTGAGGGGTTTTCTAGAAGGAAAGGGCTCGTTAAGCCGACAAAGCATGCCTCCTGATCTAGCCACCATGAACACCATGGTGAAGTCGAGATTGAGGGAGGGAGGAGGCAAATAGGGAAGAACAGAAGTGGTGAAAAGGATTCAATCATAGAAGTGGAGAAAGGCCTTTGATCATAAAAGATAATAGTTATACAAGTAATCAGTATATGAGGTAAAATTGGATTGTCTTGGAAGGTGTGCTAATGGAAATACAGGTAAGCACCCCATGAGTCAGGGAACCAGGAATATCAAAAAAATCCATCAAGGATAAATAATTAAATTCTAGCAATTATAGGAATTACATAATGTTTTACCATATCAGATATGTGGGTTTTTTAACCCTTTTCGTTGCAGACGGCAGACCTAGCTTGTATTTTAGCTACTTTATTTTTCTAGCCTCATAACttaaacttttttttatctattttttcaCTTATGACAACATATGGATATATGTAATCAAGCTTAATGTTTCCTGTACTTCCCAATTTTCTGCACTTCGTTTACATTGTTTAGTACCAAAGTAATGCAGGTTAATAGCCTAAATCATAAGGTTTTTAGCTACATGAAATATTAAATTGTTATTTTAAAGGCAAAATAAGAATCCATTAGAATGGAACCTTAGGCTTATTGCCAAATCTTGTGAGCACTTGGTAGCGGTTGCTTAATAAGCCTAGGCCTCCTATGAGCCATGTGAAGGCCCTAATTAGTGCTCAAATTTGTAATCTGTTGGAATAGATTCCTTTAGTAGTAAGGTAAAGCTTTTGCATGCTAGCGCGCATGTGTTGTTCCTTTGCTAAGGAGAGGAACAACTGCAACACCCATTTTTGCTAGTTTTACTGCAT
This portion of the Phoenix dactylifera cultivar Barhee BC4 chromosome 11, palm_55x_up_171113_PBpolish2nd_filt_p, whole genome shotgun sequence genome encodes:
- the LOC103709309 gene encoding membrane protein PM19L, which produces MAGKGVQRIASLLLVLNFCMYAIVAAISGWALDVAMDRGFTIGPGLALPAHFSPVFFPIGNAATGFLVIFALVAGVVGAAAAIAGIHHIRTWNSQSLPSAASSGMVAWALTLLAMGLACKEIELEGRNARLRTIEAFLIILSATQLVYILAIHGASPTRTRS